The region tctgtgttcttcatTTATCTGGACTATCTTGGCAGTGTAGCTGCCTTTAGACCTGAGCTCAAGGGTTACACAGAGCAAGATCTGGGGCTCACAGACCTGTCCTTGAGCCAGACTCCCCTGAGTTCAAGGTTCAGTCTACTGGGGTCTGTAATTCCAGTTTGGAATCTGCATTCCTGCGTCTTTATGGCTTAAAAATTCAGGTGACTAGGAATTTCTGTTCTTTACCAAGAATTGATTTTGAGGAAGTGCTGAGCAGATACCATCTGGAAATCAGGCCCTTGTGTTTGGGATCAGAGCTCAAAACCCTGAGTTTCTTCAGCCTGGGTTTTGAGGAGTGAAAATACAGATGTTGAAAAATACtgtaatgaaatattaatggtCTCTTAATTGTATTATAGAAAGCCACAACTTGGGAGTGTTTAGGAGACACAAACAAATTCGAATTtgtttgaaaaagcaaaaagacaAAGCTTTATAATTGTGAGAGTGTCTAATCCCTGGAAGAGCTACcaagggaaattattttgttccttATCAAGAGAAATGAAGGATTTAGTTTGGAGTCAGtacagctgttttttttccctgacatgGCTTTAGGATTGTTCAGAGGAGCTGTGTTAGACAGGAGTGATGTCCAGCACGGGGGGCTGGGGTCAGTAATCTTCTGTCTGCACCACTGGATCCTAAATATGGGATCTGCTGGCAGCTTTAGGCTCTCCTGTAAAGCAGCTTGTACAGGTCACCTCGGAAAGAGAGACTGgatctgctccaggctgctcctgcactgaGCCTCAGCAGGTGTTGAACTATCCCATGAGAAAAGCCAGATTCCTGCCAGTTCCTGGGTGTTTCTTCTGTCCCATTCCAGGCCCGGGAGTTGGGGATGAAAGCCTTCGACCTGACcaagcagctgccccagcaagACTCTCTAGAAACCATTGGTCACCTGCTGGAGCTGATTAATGCCCAGCTTTCCCAGACCACATAAAAACTGGCTCTGCCAGACCCGGTTTGTTTGGCCAGGTTCTCTCTTATCCAGGTTTCTGGATACCACGAGCGTCACAAGCCCTTGGTCCTTCCTGTTGCTGCCTCTTTCCAGCTGCGTCCATGGCTGTCCCAAACTGtttggaaaataaacattttggtCTGAGTTAGTCTTCATGTGCTGCTCCACTTCTGTAACCTCTCAGAGAGTAACAGCACCAGGGGGAGAAACAAAAGCACCACGAACACCCCGAATAAATCATTCATTGGCCAGGTTGGGAGTGAGCAAACAGCCTCTCACAGCCTCGtggtggctgtgcaggagccAAGACGAGCTCAGGTGTGTTTCTTACTGGCTTCCTGGCTTTGCCTGCCTGTTTGGTGAGGGAGATCCcatggaggggaaggagagggacacagggaagggCCAGGGTGGTGGACACCTGCTCCTGGGAGCCTGGTTGGGCTTGACAAGGCattgcagctccctgcagagcccctccATCTCCAAACCAATTTCCAGAAAATCCCAGCCTGGATTGGAAAACCAGCCTGGTTTAGAGCTCATCCCACTTCACCCCCTGccccgtgggcagggacaccttccaccatgGCAGGTGCtcagaattttctctttctgcagagctTCTCGTAGCTCTGGCCACTGAGAGACTCGTCGTTCCACTTCCAGGGAACAATGTTCCATGGGAAGAACTTCCATCCAGGAGGGACCACGGGGGGCATGAGGGACTCTAAGCAGTCTTGagggaaagaatgaaaaggCTCCAAGTGGGGACTCTAACCTAAAGGAGAAGCAGTTCCCTCctggcagagagaaggaaaaggctcCATGTGGGGATTCTAACCCAAAGGAGAAGCAGTTCCCTCctggcagagagaaggaaaaggctcCAAGTGGGGATTCTAACCTAAAGGAGAAGCAGTTCCCTCCTGGCAGAGGGCTGACATCCCCTTGGATCTGCCCCCAGCCTTGGGAGGAGGTGCCACCCCCAGgcccattcccagctggctTCTGCTCCAGGGGACAGAGTGACCCTGCTGAGGcgagggacagggacaccagagcagggccaggaggctCCAGAGGCCACGGGGAGTGTGGGAAGCACGGTGCAGCCGCCGTGTTCGTGATCCCTCAcggctgggaaaggggagaagggaaTCTTGGGCTGAGCCCTGAGCTCCGATTAAGGCTCATTTACTGCAGGAGGATTTATGAGGGTGTTTAATTGCCTTGCCGAGTTGGGCTGGAGTCAAGTGAGCTTTGTAAACGCTTCATCAAGCTGGGGCCTGAGCAATTAGCAgggattgctgctgctggagaagggaaaaccGCAGGTTCAGCCACGTTCCATTCCAGGGGGTGGGATAAGGCTGCTCAGGGTGCACGGCACAGGCCTGGGGAAGGGCTAGGAGACCTCCCAACACTCCCGTGGGAGAGGCTGGTGGTCTCTCCACCTCATCAGGAGCGGAATAACCACCTCCGTGGGGTGGGAGATGCTGGAAGGGCCTGGAACGATCATCTCCGAGGGGCTGGAATGATCACTGCCGTGGGgtgggggatgctggggaactgctcctgctggcacagTGCCCCAGGGCACAAGGATTTGGGTCACCAGGGATTTGGAGCTTGGTCATGGCTGTAATCCTTCCAGTgctcccaggctgagcctgcAGGGCCGTGTGGCTGCTCTGAATgttcaacaaaacaaacccagcctggAAATGAAGGTTGTGCAGGACTGAGCATCTCCTGGAGCCAGGAATGAAACAGCAGAGCGAGGAGAGGAGCCCTGGGCACAGAAAGAACATTCTGGGGAGCTCTTAAAGACACTGCAAGAGGGATTCCTACAACAGCCGTGCCCTGCAGGGCAAAGAGCAGCttcaataaatagaaaaaagccTGAAGTGACCAAGATCAGCATTTTTTTGCCTGAAAGTGTTCAGGCTTGCAGTTCTTGGCACCTTCgcagctggaggggaaaaaaccaaatccacGGAGCAGCAGCaacctcctcctccctccctgcccttgcTCAGGTGCTCATGGCATGACCCAGGCTCTGTCCTGGGCAAGGGGAGCAGGCTTGGGATCCACGGGGCAGGACAGCTCCAGCCAGGTCCCCCCGtgatcccagcccaggctgctccaggcaatTAAAATCTGGTCGTACACCCAGAGCAGGTATTTTGCAACCAGGTGAGTCGCTCCCGTGGTGGAAAAGCTTTGCAGGGACACGCACTCCCAGacaccccccccacccctgccagggcagggaaagtTTGGCTCCGAGAAATAAAGGCACAGGACACCAGGACTGGGTGGCTGCTCACATTCTCCTTTATTGTTCACACCACACACCTTCCCCTTGGCACTTCACTGCAGGGATTTGCttaaaaaaccacacacacacccccccagCTTGGTGAGGCTGTGCCACAACCAGCTGGGAACAGGCATTTTTCgagagatttattttattcccccccccctttattttcttccacgTGTGGTCAAGTGTTATCacttccaaaccaaacaaatacattttaaaaaagatactatttaaaaaaaaaacaacaaaaaaacaacacaaacaaaaaaaaaccaaccctccCTGTGGCTTGGGAATGTGCCAGGAGCTCCCACACCAGCTGCACTCAGGGAAACGCTTTTTGTTGTGTgtcttttcagttttgtttgaaAAGGACAGTATTTCtcatgtgtatttttttttaatatactacAGCCTGAAATTCAGTGCAATAGATACAACTACAGTGCAGAACTATACAAAAGTCATCCTAACCATgtacaagcttttttttttcttagttgcTATAGAAACTATAAcctttttctgtaccttttGTATGCATTATACAGTGTGAATATACTCCAAGAATATTTACAGTACTTGGCTTGTCAAATCGGAAATGCTATAACTTAAATGTCTACTATTAACAACCAttgaacaaaaatatatataatataaatatctTCCAGTCTATACACAGAGCAGGAAACGGCTGTATCCATGCGGAGCTGGATTTTGGTGAGTCCTGGGATGGGGGTGGTGATGGAGGGGGATGTTGTCGTGTGCGGCTGCCGCTGGCGCTTCACTGTCGGGCAAATATTGCCAAGATTAATCCCAAAATTCAACAAGAACACATCCCCCctctcccattttcccctcccagctggaattcaggCGAAAGGAGAGGAGCCTGTGACAATGGATTGACCTTTCCAACCGATCCATCCGGACGGCTCCGTCCTCCGCGCTGCCCCGGGCGGGAGGTCCCCGTCCACGAACCCACCGCAGGGCTTGAAATCAaggagactttaaaaaaatgactCGTTTTCTtgatagtttttttttaaaaaaatattagatttAGTCAATTtacgtgattttttttttttcctctatgattagaatgttaaaaaataagtttccagctttttaaaaacttcctCTACGTGATTTTTCCGTTAAATAACTATCGCGTCGTGAATAAAAAACAGGGAATTGCCCTCCCGCTGCTGGGGGCTGCGTGGCTGGGTTTTTAAAACACCTATCGGCTTTGAAATCTCGGACGCGaaaccaactaaaaaaaaaattaaataaaataaaattcgttcctagcagaaaaaaaaaaaaataaaataaaataggtcAGTCTGTCCCCAGTAACCACCgggggaggctggagagggggcATCGGAGCCGGACCCCCCGCCCcactccctcctgcctggggtCTGTacaaagtgttttaaaaagtcCCCCCGGGTGCGGGGGGCGGTGGCGCCGGGGGTCCAGGTTACACCTGCGAGTCAGCGCCCAGGCTGTGGAACTCGTCCGGGGTCTTGTCGCTCTGGCCGCCCCCGCTCTGCCGGAAGCCCGAGGCAATCTCGTCGAAGGTCCGGCCTTTGGTCTCCGGCACCTTGAAGTAGGTGAAGATGAAGAAGAGCACGAGCAGCACCGTGAAGATGATGAAGACGTAGGAGCCGCAGAGTTGCTGGGATTGAAGGGAAAGGGGGACGTGAGCACGTGGATGGAGGTCACAGAATCCTGGAGttgttgaggttggaaaagcccaCCAAGACTGAGTCCAACCACCAACCCATCACTGCCAGGTCCACCCCTAACCCATgctcccaagtgccacatccacgcgtttttgggcacttccagggatggtgacttcaccacctccctgaccaccctttccatgaagaaattttcccaatatccagtctaaacctcccctggctcaGCTTGGGGCTGggtcctctcatcctgtccctgttccctgggagcagagcccaaccccccggccccagctgcctcctcctgtcagagttgtgcagagccaaaaggtcccccctgagcctcctctttcccaggctgagccccccagcagctcctggtggctccagaccttccccagctccattcccatctccagacACAGAGTGATGGGCCGTGGTTGAAGGACCAGCTGGTACCACCCTCACCACACCTTGCCGTGGCCATCCAAAACCCAGGTCCTCCTTTCAAGGAACATCTTGAGTTCCATAAGAGACTCTGAGTcaagctcctgctccagccccaagTCCTTCTTCCCAAGGGATCTTAACCCACCAAACCAGCCTAGGTTTTAGGGCTCAAGAATGTGGCCCTAGAATTCAACACAAGatccagcagcaggatttggcaCCAAGATCTGATACCAGGACTCCACACCAAAATCTAGCAATGAGATCCAGCACCAGGAACCAGCAACCAGACCCGGGATTTGAATTTGGCAGGAGGATCCAGCAATGGGATCCTGCACTGGAGTCTGGCACAGGGATCCAGCTGGACACTGTTTCCATCCCTGATCCAGAACCGGGATCTGGATCCACCCTGAACCAGCACAGTCTGACAGCCTGGGACCGAGACTCCCCTGGACTGCTGGGATCCTCTGGGACCCCagctccccgtgtccccagccacATGCCCACTGCCCCAGGCCGCAGCCATCATTACCGCGATGTACTGGAAGCCCATGCCCACGATGAAGTTGGAGGTCCAGTTGGAGAGCCCAGCCACGGCGAAAGCAGCGGGACGGGGGCCTTGGCTGAACAGCTCCGCCACGATGAACCACGGGATGGGGCCTGGGCCGATCTCAAAGAAGGCCACAAACCCAAAGATGGCCACAATGCTGAGGTAGGACATCCAGGGCATTTGGTCCTAGGCCAAGGGAGAGCGAGAAGGTTGGTGCCATGAAGGGCGCACGGCACCTGGACACCTCagctggtgctggcacaggagccatgagctggaattccaggagctCAGGAGAGATGTGACAATGGGGACTGAATGCTCAGCCATCACTTCAAGCAGGAATAagtccctcctcctcctcccagcctccccagcaCTCACCAGCAGCGTGAGGGCGATGGTCATGAGAATGGCACACCCGGCCATGCCCGCCAGCCCGATGAGGTGCAGGGTCCTGCGGCCGGCTCTCTCCACCACGAAGAGCTGTGGGATGGACACGATCCGTCAGCACCCCCCAGCCTGCGGGAAAGGCCCCTTCTCCCACCTTCCCTGCAGAGACCCTGGGGGGGCCAAAGCTCACCGAGACCACCGTGAAGGCTGTGTTCACCACGCCAGAGCCAATGGTGGCATAGACAGGCTGCTCCACCCCCGACTTCTCGAAGATGCTGGTGGAGTAGTAGAAGACCTACAAAAGGCAGGGAGGTGCCACAAGTCAGgtcctggagctctgggtgaACCAAGCTGACCCCTGGCACCCAGACTGACCGCGTTGATCCCcgagagctgctgggagagctgcaggacaaTGGCGATGAGGATGGGCTGGCGGTACATGGGCGAGCGGAACAGCTCCATGATGGTGACCTTCTTCTCCCTCATCATCTGCCGGCTCTCCTCCTTCATCTCCTGCAGGTCGCTGCTCACGTCCGTCGTGCCTCGCAGCTTCTTGAGGACTGAGAGGGAGAGGTGGGGTCAGGAGATGTCGAGGACCCTCCGGAGTGCCAGGATGGGCCCTGCAGAGGGGGCACTCACCACTCTTGGCTTTGTTCTCCTCGTTGCGGTTGATGAGCAGGAACCGGGGGCTCTCGGGGGCAAAGGGCAGGATGAtgcactgcagcagggcaggaacgAAGATGAAGCCCAGCAGCAGCGGCCAGAGAGACTCGTTTCCCATGATCAAGTCCAAACCAAACAcctgaggaagagaagaaagattgAGCCacccatcccagctggaaaagtCCTGGTTGGACACAAGTCTGCAACTCATGGTGTGCTCCAAGCTGGAACAGCCTTTGGAGGGactcctgtgctgcttccagaTGGCCAAGAGATGTTAATATCCTGATGCTACCCATCCCAAACCTTCAGATTCCACAACATCCCTgttcctgctgagctccagcttcacccctcccaccccagctccaCCTGAAAGGTTTTCAGATCCACAGCACCTCATCCTTGCAGACCCCGAGGAGTGTCAGGATCAAAAAAAGGGGGAACCCCCCCCAAAGCATTCTGCAGTGCTCACCTGTGCGATGAGGATGCCCAGGACGATGCCAAGCTGGTGGAAGGTCCCCAGGGCCCCCCGCAGGGCAGTAGGGGACACCTCGCCCACGTACATGGGCACGAAACCCGTGGTGAGGCCAGAGTAGAGGCCGATGATGAAGCGGCCGAGGATGAGCATCTCAAAGGAGAAAGCCATCTTGGAGAAGCCCATGAGGACAGCTGACACGAAGGCCAGGATGTTGGACATCAGCATGGAATTGCGTC is a window of Motacilla alba alba isolate MOTALB_02 chromosome 21, Motacilla_alba_V1.0_pri, whole genome shotgun sequence DNA encoding:
- the SLC2A1 gene encoding solute carrier family 2, facilitated glucose transporter member 1 isoform X2 codes for the protein MPGPGRASAPPLSAPRLSAPAPPPGPAMDTGSKMTARLMLAVGGAVLGSLQFGYNTGVINAPQKVIEDFYNLTWLHRYQEPISPATLTTLWSLSVAIFSVGGMIGSFSVGLFVNRFGRRNSMLMSNILAFVSAVLMGFSKMAFSFEMLILGRFIIGLYSGLTTGFVPMYVGEVSPTALRGALGTFHQLGIVLGILIAQVFGLDLIMGNESLWPLLLGFIFVPALLQCIILPFAPESPRFLLINRNEENKAKSVLKKLRGTTDVSSDLQEMKEESRQMMREKKVTIMELFRSPMYRQPILIAIVLQLSQQLSGINAVFYYSTSIFEKSGVEQPVYATIGSGVVNTAFTVVSLFVVERAGRRTLHLIGLAGMAGCAILMTIALTLLDQMPWMSYLSIVAIFGFVAFFEIGPGPIPWFIVAELFSQGPRPAAFAVAGLSNWTSNFIVGMGFQYIAQLCGSYVFIIFTVLLVLFFIFTYFKVPETKGRTFDEIASGFRQSGGGQSDKTPDEFHSLGADSQ
- the SLC2A1 gene encoding solute carrier family 2, facilitated glucose transporter member 1 isoform X1 — protein: MPGPGRASAPPLSAPRLSAPAPPPGPAMDTGSKMTARLMLAVGGAVLGSLQFGYNTGVINAPQKVIEDFYNLTWLHRYQEPISPATLTTLWSLSVAIFSVGGMIGSFSVGLFVNRFGRRNSMLMSNILAFVSAVLMGFSKMAFSFEMLILGRFIIGLYSGLTTGFVPMYVGEVSPTALRGALGTFHQLGIVLGILIAQVFGLDLIMGNESLWPLLLGFIFVPALLQCIILPFAPESPRFLLINRNEENKAKSVLKKLRGTTDVSSDLQEMKEESRQMMREKKVTIMELFRSPMYRQPILIAIVLQLSQQLSGINAVFYYSTSIFEKSGVEQPVYATIGSGVVNTAFTVVSLFVVERAGRRTLHLIGLAGMAGCAILMTIALTLLDQMPWMSYLSIVAIFGFVAFFEIGPGPIPWFIVAELFSQGPRPAAFAVAGLSNWTSNFIVGMGFQYIAQLCGSYVFIIFTVLLVLFFIFTYFKVPETKGRTFDEIASGFRQSGGGQSDKTPDEFHSLGADSQV